The DNA segment CTGATCCTCCCCGCCACGATCATTTCGGCCGCCGCGCCCCCGCTGAGGATCGGGCTCGACACCCAGGCCACCGAATGGATCGTCTCCCTGGAGGGAGGCGGCGACGTCTGCGATCGGAAAGGGACGCCGCTGCTGAAGCTGGCCCCCGACGAGAAGCTGCGCCTGTGGTGGGACAGCCGGGGAGCCGCCGATGCCACCACGGAGTACCGCATCCAGGTGGGCCGCCCCCAGACGGAGTCCGAAGCCGCGGCCTTGATGGCCCGCCTGACGCGGATCGGGGAAATACCGGAACGGGTGAAGGTCCCCGACGCGGACACGTGGCGGATCCTCACGGGCCATTTCCCCACGGCGGCCCAGGCGGAACCCACCCTCCAGAAGCTCCAGGATCTGGGCTTCGACGAGCTGTGGGTCGCCTCCGAGGCTCGCGACGCCGCGCCGCGCAAGGGCCGGGCCCTGTATGCCGTCACCGACCGCTACGAGCGCCGCCCCCTTCCCGTGGACGGCGTGTGGCTGCGCCCCGCGGGCGAACTGACGTTCCTCCAGGGCAAGGGCCGCTACCGGGGCAAGGTGGAGATCTTCCCCAACGCGCAGGGCCGCCTGACGGTGGTGAACACCCTGGAGCTGGAGACCTACCTACGGGGCGTGGTCCCCAAGGAGATGGGCGCCTGGGAATTCCCCAGCCTGGAGGCCCTGAAGGCCCAGGCCGTGGCCGCCCGAACCTACGCGGTGGCGAACCGCGGGAAGCGGACCGCCGAGGGCTTCGACCTGGGGGACACCGTCGCCGACCAGGTCTACGGGGGCCGGGACGGCGAGCAGTCCCTCACGGACCGCGCGGTCCAGGAGACCGAGGGCCTCTTCGCCACCTACGGCGGGAAGCCCATCCAGGCCCTGTTCATGGCGAACTGCGGGGGCCACACCGTGGACGTGGCGCACGTCTTCGGCGGGGACGCCCCCTACCTCAAGGCCGCGACCTGCTATCCCGCCAAGCCCCTGACCCTCGCCTACGCGTCCGGCGTCGCGGTGCCCGCCGGTGCCGAGCAGGGGGGCCTGACCTGGGATCTGGTCCGGCTGGCCGCGGGCGTCGTCCCGCCGGAATGGCTCGACGTGGCCCGGCTGGCCCGCCGGGTGGAAGGCGCCGATCTGACGAAAGCCGTGGCGGCCCTCCAGCGGCGGCTGGACCTCCCGTCGGTTCCCTTCGCGCGGGAGAGCCACCCCTTCCTCGCCCTGGCCCGCGCATTGGGCTTCCAGCGGGTGGTGGAGGGCCAGGAGCGGCCCCAGGACGCCGCCTACTTCCTTCCCGCCGCCTCGCCCGCGGAAGACCGCCTGTTGGCGGCCTTCCTCACCCGCCGGGGCGTGGTGCCCGCCGCCGCGTGGACGTCCAAAGAGGCCCCCACCCTCCGCCAGGCGCTGACGGTGCTGGGGCGCCTGTGGCAGGAGCTGGAGCCCCTCAATCCCGGCGAAGGAACGCTCCTCCTGGACCGGCAGGTCCGCCGCAAGCGGGGAGGCCCCGAG comes from the Geothrix sp. 21YS21S-4 genome and includes:
- a CDS encoding SpoIID/LytB domain-containing protein gives rise to the protein MVRLLPLLILPATIISAAAPPLRIGLDTQATEWIVSLEGGGDVCDRKGTPLLKLAPDEKLRLWWDSRGAADATTEYRIQVGRPQTESEAAALMARLTRIGEIPERVKVPDADTWRILTGHFPTAAQAEPTLQKLQDLGFDELWVASEARDAAPRKGRALYAVTDRYERRPLPVDGVWLRPAGELTFLQGKGRYRGKVEIFPNAQGRLTVVNTLELETYLRGVVPKEMGAWEFPSLEALKAQAVAARTYAVANRGKRTAEGFDLGDTVADQVYGGRDGEQSLTDRAVQETEGLFATYGGKPIQALFMANCGGHTVDVAHVFGGDAPYLKAATCYPAKPLTLAYASGVAVPAGAEQGGLTWDLVRLAAGVVPPEWLDVARLARRVEGADLTKAVAALQRRLDLPSVPFARESHPFLALARALGFQRVVEGQERPQDAAYFLPAASPAEDRLLAAFLTRRGVVPAAAWTSKEAPTLRQALTVLGRLWQELEPLNPGEGTLLLDRQVRRKRGGPEPLALAPRLVLAEESPDGSLRLLERADIQVGDRLKWLPADDGAAAILVRRLDPDGAAWDRYNPTAHWRVEYTEADLLAQVGKRIKVPGIRELRPQYNEEGRVLDLTLVDTKGAPHRVRGMHIRGLLGLKDNVFRFLTVGQGAQRRWIFYGRGWGHGVGMCQTGAYGMALEGATFQQILAHYYPGTDLRRTD